A single window of Methanoregula sp. DNA harbors:
- a CDS encoding M50 family metallopeptidase, whose product MDISGFFQFIVLAVMVILISAGLDRLFAQVVPFRTLYYAIRLPGVVLHEISHMIGCLLTGAEIRKVVYFSKEGGSVTYSESKIPILGTVIISTAPLFFLPLILAGLTLVFGTYFGCFVPQVIPLTGDLVAGSEDIFKNVITIFSQNLIVHPNGWFFLYLYLCGSIVLSLAPSGQDFKNAAIGIGALLVFFLLIVNSGFEQGISLISLFVAPMITAFSIGLMFEIITVLVALPFVMIYALRTT is encoded by the coding sequence ATGGACATATCAGGGTTTTTCCAGTTCATCGTCCTTGCTGTCATGGTGATCCTGATATCGGCCGGACTCGACCGGCTCTTTGCACAGGTTGTCCCGTTCCGGACACTGTATTATGCGATCCGTCTGCCCGGAGTTGTCCTGCATGAAATATCTCATATGATTGGGTGCCTGCTGACAGGTGCAGAGATAAGAAAAGTCGTGTATTTCTCAAAAGAAGGGGGATCGGTCACATATTCGGAATCCAAAATCCCGATCCTTGGGACGGTGATCATCAGTACTGCGCCACTCTTTTTCCTCCCGCTTATCCTTGCCGGACTGACCTTGGTTTTCGGGACTTACTTTGGCTGTTTTGTTCCCCAGGTTATCCCATTGACAGGAGATCTGGTTGCGGGAAGTGAAGATATATTCAAAAACGTCATCACAATATTTTCACAGAATCTTATTGTCCATCCCAACGGCTGGTTTTTTTTATATCTCTATTTGTGCGGCAGCATCGTCCTCTCCCTTGCTCCCAGCGGCCAGGATTTTAAGAATGCCGCAATCGGGATAGGCGCTCTCCTGGTGTTCTTCCTTCTTATTGTTAATAGCGGATTTGAGCAGGGGATATCACTTATCTCTTTGTTCGTTGCTCCCATGATCACCGCTTTTTCAATAGGTCTTATGTTTGAAATTATCACAGTGCTTGTTGCTCTCCCGTTTGTCATGATATATGCCTTACGAACAACTTAA
- a CDS encoding pyridoxamine 5'-phosphate oxidase family protein: MEIVKIPRMEKKEYDRLIDKGYICRIAFQGEKYPYIAPFLYVFDGSFLYFLSTKYGKKLEYFRKSPYVSVEVERYSKDLSSYMFVTLQGYLEEVHDSIEKKLIREKFVDLIVERDLSCNILAALGHSPEDAPAAIAEEERSLVWKLVGVKDLVALKNL; this comes from the coding sequence ATGGAGATTGTTAAGATCCCTCGGATGGAAAAAAAAGAGTACGACCGGCTGATTGACAAGGGATATATCTGCCGGATCGCATTCCAGGGTGAAAAGTACCCGTATATTGCACCATTTCTCTATGTTTTCGATGGGTCCTTTCTGTATTTCCTCTCTACAAAATATGGGAAAAAACTGGAATATTTCCGGAAAAGCCCATATGTTTCCGTAGAAGTTGAACGGTATTCAAAAGATCTTTCCTCCTATATGTTTGTCACGCTGCAGGGATATCTGGAAGAAGTCCATGACTCAATTGAAAAGAAACTGATACGCGAAAAATTCGTTGACCTGATTGTCGAGCGCGATCTTTCCTGCAATATCCTTGCAGCACTCGGGCATTCACCTGAGGACGCCCCGGCGGCAATTGCGGAGGAGGAGCGGTCACTTGTCTGGAAACTTGTCGGGGTCAAAGACCTTGTGGCATTGAAAAACCTTTAA
- a CDS encoding MBL fold metallo-hydrolase: MLFRTIVSEGIAHNSYIVGSGGVAAVIDPRRDYEVFLDIADQSETVITHIFETHRNEDYFVGSRDLAARCGAGIYHGRQLPFAYGVPVKEGDRFRFGSLEIAVLETPGHTEESISLVLRDLAVSPDPYMIFSGDTIFSGDIARTDFFGKDRNAEMAAKIFDSINNKILALGDGVIICPAHGAGSVCGGEITDHLFTTVGYERRTNRQIKMGREAFIRQRVTESPYVPPYFRHMEKYNLGEGHATGDVSHSRPLGISQVHDLMKSGAQIVDIRSPTSFSGGYIRDSLSIWREGIPAFAGWFLSYEKPIILVDDFNVGLDMVFRHFGRLGYDNITGYLAGGFPAWSRGAQEIAVIDTCSVQQLKGRLEKETPYILDVRDIKNYNSVGHIRGAHHIYVGELPQRLAEIPKNEHVVICCDAGYKGSLAASILARNRYHDISNVLGGMQAWVRAGFPVEKSP; encoded by the coding sequence ATGCTGTTTCGTACAATTGTTTCTGAGGGGATTGCCCATAATTCGTATATCGTGGGTTCGGGCGGTGTTGCCGCGGTCATCGATCCCCGCCGAGATTATGAAGTGTTTCTCGATATTGCAGATCAGTCAGAAACCGTAATCACCCATATCTTTGAAACTCATCGCAACGAGGACTATTTTGTCGGTTCAAGGGACCTTGCAGCGCGGTGCGGTGCCGGGATCTATCATGGAAGACAACTCCCGTTTGCTTATGGCGTCCCGGTCAAGGAAGGGGACCGGTTCAGGTTTGGATCTCTTGAGATTGCGGTGCTCGAAACCCCCGGCCATACTGAGGAGAGCATCTCGCTTGTATTACGAGACCTTGCTGTGTCTCCTGATCCATACATGATCTTTTCCGGCGACACTATCTTTTCCGGAGATATTGCCCGGACTGATTTTTTTGGAAAAGACCGGAATGCAGAGATGGCTGCTAAAATTTTTGATTCCATTAACAACAAGATCCTCGCACTTGGGGACGGAGTTATCATCTGTCCAGCGCATGGTGCCGGTTCAGTCTGTGGGGGGGAGATTACCGATCATTTATTTACGACTGTTGGCTATGAGCGGAGGACCAACCGGCAGATCAAAATGGGCAGGGAAGCATTTATCCGGCAGCGGGTTACTGAATCCCCATATGTTCCCCCGTACTTCCGTCACATGGAAAAGTATAACCTGGGCGAAGGACACGCCACCGGAGATGTTTCCCATTCCCGGCCGTTGGGAATTTCACAGGTCCACGATCTGATGAAATCAGGCGCACAGATAGTTGATATCAGGTCACCTACCTCTTTTTCCGGGGGGTATATCAGAGACAGTTTATCGATCTGGAGGGAAGGCATCCCGGCATTTGCCGGATGGTTCCTTTCATATGAAAAACCGATCATTCTTGTAGATGATTTCAATGTTGGGCTTGACATGGTCTTCCGGCACTTCGGAAGGCTTGGATATGACAATATCACCGGTTACCTTGCGGGAGGTTTTCCTGCATGGTCCAGGGGGGCACAGGAGATTGCTGTGATTGACACTTGTTCAGTGCAGCAGCTTAAAGGACGGCTGGAGAAAGAAACACCCTATATCCTTGATGTCCGTGATATAAAAAATTATAATTCTGTGGGACATATTCGTGGGGCGCACCATATATATGTCGGGGAGCTGCCGCAACGGCTGGCAGAAATCCCGAAAAATGAACACGTTGTGATCTGCTGCGATGCCGGATACAAGGGGAGCCTCGCGGCGAGCATTCTTGCAAGGAACCGGTACCACGACATTTCCAATGTCCTGGGTGGAATGCAGGCGTGGGTTCGTGCCGGATTTCCTGTTGAAAAGTCCCCTTAA
- a CDS encoding 2'-5' RNA ligase family protein, whose amino-acid sequence MGITFPDNMFLIEIRLGRTKWRVKRITAKIIRKFSIEEFAEKHPHITLFGPFTLKDRFSVQDLLGAVESAAKPFGAIPFLVHGYDTNQGLNGAVIAYKVTPTPPLEDLTEAVARSVRNLADTLNTWDQDPGQKWFHVTIANRLDRQRAAEIFEYLENTSSLVFPPSEKSPGLFRHQLIRQGVSNEDFTEVPVNAPLYDEEGLRITVVRGGNILAEYDLIQHRWFFPDDPYGNRTWKQTLQEHRKKSGLELTRPRYSKDPDIFVISDLHFGHSNIIRYCARPFPHDAVDDMDQMLIKNWNCMVKPVDRIFHIGDLCYGEYAKSPSEYLERLNGDITLIEGNHDGKNNHAYLFRTLVHLDIPFLLIHNPDDVAGSFSGWVIHGHHHNNNLAEYPFVNFEKRRINVSAEVIGYRPVSLSRLCTIIQDHKSNPAIRSILLRGE is encoded by the coding sequence ATGGGGATAACATTTCCGGATAATATGTTCTTAATCGAGATCCGGCTGGGAAGGACAAAATGGAGGGTTAAACGGATCACAGCGAAGATCATCAGGAAATTTTCCATTGAGGAATTTGCAGAGAAACACCCCCATATCACACTTTTTGGCCCTTTCACGTTAAAAGACAGGTTTTCTGTACAGGATCTGTTAGGGGCGGTTGAATCTGCAGCAAAACCCTTTGGCGCTATTCCGTTCCTGGTGCATGGATATGACACAAACCAGGGGCTCAACGGTGCAGTTATCGCCTATAAGGTTACCCCCACCCCCCCGCTTGAAGATCTCACCGAAGCTGTTGCACGATCGGTCAGGAATCTTGCAGATACGCTGAACACCTGGGATCAGGATCCTGGCCAGAAATGGTTCCATGTGACGATCGCAAACAGGCTTGACCGGCAACGGGCTGCAGAGATATTCGAATACCTGGAAAATACTTCGTCCCTCGTTTTCCCCCCTTCAGAAAAATCACCCGGGCTTTTCAGACATCAGCTCATCCGGCAGGGAGTCTCAAATGAGGATTTTACAGAAGTGCCTGTAAATGCCCCCTTGTATGATGAAGAGGGTCTGCGTATTACGGTGGTTCGCGGTGGGAACATCCTTGCTGAATACGACCTCATCCAGCACCGCTGGTTTTTCCCGGACGACCCGTATGGTAACCGAACCTGGAAGCAGACGCTCCAGGAGCACCGGAAAAAAAGCGGTCTTGAGCTGACCCGCCCGAGGTATAGCAAGGATCCGGATATTTTTGTGATCAGTGACCTCCACTTTGGCCATTCAAATATCATCAGGTACTGCGCCCGCCCGTTTCCCCACGATGCCGTGGACGACATGGACCAGATGCTGATCAAAAACTGGAACTGCATGGTTAAACCTGTTGACCGGATTTTCCATATCGGCGACCTCTGTTACGGCGAATATGCAAAAAGCCCGTCAGAATACCTCGAGCGACTGAATGGCGACATAACACTGATTGAAGGAAACCATGATGGGAAAAATAATCATGCATATCTCTTTCGGACACTGGTGCATCTGGATATCCCCTTTTTATTGATTCATAATCCTGACGATGTAGCGGGGTCTTTCTCAGGATGGGTGATTCACGGCCACCACCATAATAATAATCTTGCAGAATACCCGTTTGTCAATTTTGAAAAACGAAGGATCAATGTAAGTGCTGAAGTGATCGGGTACCGGCCGGTGAGCCTTTCCCGTCTCTGCACTATTATACAGGATCACAAATCAAATCCCGCAATCAGGTCAATCCTGTTGCGCGGTGAATAA
- a CDS encoding arginine decarboxylase, pyruvoyl-dependent — protein sequence MFVPTRIFFTKGVGIHKDRLASFELALRKAGIERCNLVYVSSIFPPKCKQISTAQGLQELKSGGITYCVMARNETNEPNRLVSAAIGLALPKDVAEYGYLSEHHAFGETKEKTGEYAEDLAATMLATTLGIEFDINAAWSDREQTYKASGKIIKTQHTCQSAEGDKNGHWTTVIAVAVFL from the coding sequence ATGTTTGTTCCGACAAGGATCTTCTTCACCAAAGGTGTGGGAATCCACAAGGACCGTCTCGCTTCATTTGAACTTGCGCTGCGAAAAGCGGGAATCGAACGTTGTAATCTGGTCTATGTTTCAAGTATCTTTCCCCCGAAATGCAAACAAATATCAACTGCACAGGGTTTACAGGAACTAAAATCCGGCGGGATTACGTATTGCGTCATGGCCCGGAACGAGACCAATGAACCCAACCGGCTGGTATCCGCGGCAATTGGCCTCGCCCTCCCAAAGGACGTAGCGGAGTACGGGTATCTTTCGGAACACCATGCATTTGGTGAGACCAAGGAAAAGACCGGTGAATACGCAGAAGACCTTGCTGCAACGATGCTTGCAACAACCTTAGGCATCGAGTTCGACATCAATGCCGCATGGTCTGATCGTGAACAGACCTATAAGGCAAGCGGGAAGATCATCAAGACACAGCACACCTGCCAGTCCGCTGAAGGAGACAAGAACGGGCACTGGACAACGGTTATTGCTGTTGCTGTATTTTTATAA
- a CDS encoding AAA family ATPase, protein MGQQSFTVAVSGKGGTGKTTVSSLLIRSLLESGKRPVLAVDADPNANLHEALGLEVHETLGSMREEAFTKNIPHGMSRHEYIRYRFRQALVESDGFDLIAMGRPEGTGCYCFANDLLSECMQQLGRQYRFVVIDTEAGMEHISRGTVGNPDALLIVTDPGARGLRTVSRIKNIATSLGLAPGRIHVVFNRYKSVSAPVDYGDKNLIAVIPEDPEVERADLAATPVSKIPSSSPARIAVQELADKLIILAEKL, encoded by the coding sequence ATAGGACAACAATCGTTCACGGTCGCGGTCTCCGGCAAAGGCGGGACCGGGAAGACAACCGTCAGTTCACTTTTGATCCGTTCTTTGCTTGAGTCAGGAAAGCGACCGGTCCTTGCAGTCGATGCAGATCCGAATGCAAACCTCCACGAAGCGCTGGGACTCGAGGTGCATGAAACACTGGGGAGCATGCGGGAGGAAGCATTCACAAAGAACATTCCTCATGGGATGTCCCGTCATGAGTATATAAGATACCGGTTCCGCCAGGCACTTGTCGAATCAGACGGTTTTGACCTCATTGCGATGGGCCGCCCGGAAGGTACCGGGTGTTACTGTTTTGCAAATGATTTGCTGTCGGAATGTATGCAGCAGCTCGGGCGCCAGTACCGGTTCGTTGTAATCGATACTGAGGCAGGAATGGAGCACATCAGCAGGGGAACAGTCGGGAATCCCGACGCACTTCTTATTGTCACCGATCCCGGGGCGCGGGGTTTACGAACGGTCTCCCGTATTAAAAATATCGCTACGTCGCTTGGACTTGCCCCCGGACGGATACATGTTGTCTTCAACCGTTACAAATCAGTTTCAGCACCGGTCGATTATGGGGATAAAAATCTTATCGCAGTCATCCCTGAAGATCCTGAAGTGGAAAGGGCTGACCTTGCTGCAACTCCGGTTTCAAAGATTCCCTCAAGCAGCCCGGCAAGAATTGCGGTCCAGGAGCTTGCTGATAAGTTGATTATACTGGCGGAGAAATTGTAA
- a CDS encoding ASKHA domain-containing protein has product MFTVTFLPGYRKIEVPRGTTILDAAQRSGMNINVVCGGQGKCGKCVVYVQSGRIEFDPQKNSKFFTSEELIEGACLACQATVQGDIQVIVPDSTLIQEQKILIEGQETGIELYPSVRKYYVRLQPPTLSDPSPDLSRLLWGIQKSGGPIAEKIYAPLEVLREIPYVLRHSDWKVTCTIALVPGGYRLVDLQENDTSKRLYGAAVDLGSTTVVVYIWDLVTGKMNAVASNYNKQISCGEDILARVNFAKKNGLTKLQSLAADSINTALTTAANSAGIDREDIYEVVVAGNTVMTHILLGIDPAYMIAEPYVPVVRRALSVASDRIGIACNRNGGLFAFPAVSDFIGGDIIADILACGMAEKEDISLLIDIGTNFEVVLGNREWMFSCAGAAGPALEGGEVLFGMRANPGAIDMIVIDPATLDPIYSTINGIKPRGLTGSGLIDLLAELLSTCVIDRNGRINTSFNNLRIREGVHFPEFVVVRAEETDIGKDIVLNENDIKNLIMSKASVHAACVTLMKEAGISRQDINTIYFAGAFGNYLNKKNATTIGLIPEIPITQIKNIGNGAVTGANIALINRRKRKTLDDIATRIAYIELNAEPAFMDEYTSSAFLPHTDLSLFPEVQKMLDACRLHRG; this is encoded by the coding sequence ATGTTCACCGTAACTTTTCTACCAGGCTACCGCAAGATCGAGGTGCCCCGTGGAACCACCATCCTTGATGCCGCCCAGCGCAGCGGCATGAATATCAATGTAGTCTGTGGCGGACAGGGAAAATGCGGAAAATGCGTTGTTTATGTTCAATCCGGCAGGATCGAATTCGACCCGCAGAAGAATTCGAAGTTTTTTACTTCAGAGGAACTCATAGAAGGCGCCTGTCTTGCCTGCCAGGCTACCGTTCAGGGTGATATCCAGGTCATTGTCCCGGACAGTACGCTGATCCAGGAACAGAAAATACTCATCGAAGGCCAGGAGACTGGGATTGAGTTGTACCCTTCCGTCAGGAAATATTATGTCAGACTCCAGCCCCCGACGCTTTCTGACCCCTCTCCGGATCTCTCTCGGCTCCTGTGGGGAATCCAGAAAAGCGGCGGCCCCATTGCAGAAAAAATATATGCGCCACTCGAAGTCCTTCGGGAGATACCTTATGTCCTGCGTCATTCTGACTGGAAAGTGACATGCACCATTGCACTTGTTCCCGGAGGATACCGTCTGGTCGATCTTCAGGAAAATGACACATCAAAGCGGCTCTACGGCGCTGCAGTAGATCTTGGATCCACCACCGTTGTTGTATACATCTGGGATCTTGTTACCGGTAAAATGAACGCCGTTGCCTCTAATTACAACAAACAGATCAGTTGTGGGGAAGATATCCTTGCCCGTGTGAATTTTGCAAAGAAGAACGGCCTTACAAAACTTCAGTCACTTGCTGCAGACAGCATCAATACGGCACTCACCACCGCCGCAAACAGTGCAGGAATCGACCGTGAGGATATTTATGAGGTGGTTGTGGCAGGAAATACGGTGATGACGCATATTCTGCTTGGGATTGATCCGGCATATATGATTGCTGAGCCATATGTTCCGGTTGTCCGCCGGGCACTCTCAGTGGCTTCCGACAGGATCGGAATTGCCTGCAACAGGAATGGCGGGCTCTTTGCATTTCCCGCAGTAAGCGATTTCATTGGAGGAGATATCATTGCCGACATCCTTGCCTGCGGTATGGCTGAAAAAGAAGATATTTCACTCCTTATTGATATCGGTACAAACTTCGAAGTTGTACTGGGAAACCGCGAGTGGATGTTTTCCTGCGCTGGTGCTGCCGGACCGGCACTTGAAGGGGGTGAAGTCCTCTTTGGAATGCGGGCAAATCCCGGTGCTATCGATATGATCGTGATAGATCCTGCAACGCTTGACCCGATATACAGCACCATTAACGGGATCAAGCCAAGGGGTCTGACCGGTTCGGGACTGATCGATCTCCTTGCAGAGCTGCTCTCGACCTGTGTTATTGACCGTAACGGGCGGATCAATACCAGTTTTAATAATTTACGGATCCGGGAAGGGGTACATTTTCCGGAGTTTGTAGTCGTTCGGGCGGAAGAAACTGATATTGGAAAGGATATTGTGCTGAATGAAAATGATATAAAGAATTTGATTATGAGCAAGGCATCTGTGCATGCCGCATGTGTGACGCTGATGAAGGAGGCAGGAATATCGCGGCAGGACATTAACACCATCTACTTTGCCGGGGCATTTGGTAACTACCTGAACAAAAAGAACGCTACTACAATCGGGCTGATCCCTGAAATTCCAATCACCCAGATCAAAAATATTGGCAACGGCGCAGTTACAGGAGCAAATATTGCCCTGATAAACCGTCGGAAACGAAAGACACTCGATGACATTGCCACAAGGATCGCCTATATCGAGCTGAATGCAGAACCTGCGTTCATGGATGAGTATACCTCCAGTGCATTTTTGCCGCACACCGATCTTTCGCTCTTTCCTGAGGTGCAGAAAATGCTCGATGCCTGCAGGTTACACCGGGGGTAA
- the acsC gene encoding acetyl-CoA decarbonylase/synthase complex subunit gamma, whose amino-acid sequence MALKALDIYKLLPKKNCKECGDPTCLTFAMKLAGGKADVELCPYLDDNARSVLGASTRPPIRLVRIGIGERSFPVGEEFVLYRHEKTFYHPPGILFKVTDTQTTEEITAVTKKVRDEVYTRVGSELRCNGIAIENTSGTKEKLSVAVTTVESIADLPLVLMSDNVDALSAALVHCGTYRPMIHAATKENFKDMCALAKHHGCPLAIKAAGLEQVEQLVQACSAEGVQDIVLDPSPRSLGEFIFASTALRQLSITRAVPDLGYPVFLDATCVDMQDAAIALGIVKYASVIVTLPLSAASTLAALTLRQNIYTDPQKPIQMNPGLYRVGNPGKDAPVLMTVNFSLTFFTLQGYLESTRIPCFMLIVDTEGLSVLTSVAAGKLSETLIHDSLIKFGVENEVSHKKLIIPGYAAPLSGRIEEMTGWKVLVGPRDAADIGQYLLEEWK is encoded by the coding sequence ATGGCACTTAAGGCACTTGACATCTACAAACTCCTCCCAAAAAAGAACTGTAAGGAGTGCGGGGATCCCACATGCCTTACCTTTGCCATGAAACTTGCAGGTGGAAAAGCAGATGTTGAGCTGTGTCCGTACCTTGATGATAATGCGAGATCTGTGCTCGGCGCCAGTACGCGGCCTCCTATACGGCTCGTCAGGATTGGCATAGGGGAGCGGTCGTTTCCTGTCGGCGAGGAGTTCGTGCTCTACCGGCACGAGAAGACATTCTACCACCCGCCAGGAATTCTCTTCAAAGTGACTGATACACAGACAACGGAAGAGATCACAGCAGTGACAAAAAAAGTCAGGGACGAGGTATATACCCGGGTCGGTTCGGAGCTCCGGTGTAATGGCATTGCCATTGAAAATACCAGTGGGACAAAGGAAAAGTTATCAGTTGCAGTTACCACGGTGGAGAGTATTGCTGATCTTCCACTTGTGCTCATGTCTGATAATGTTGATGCGCTTTCTGCTGCGCTCGTCCATTGCGGCACCTACCGACCCATGATACATGCAGCAACAAAAGAGAATTTCAAAGATATGTGTGCCCTTGCAAAACATCATGGCTGCCCTCTCGCAATAAAAGCCGCCGGTCTCGAACAAGTAGAACAGCTGGTTCAAGCATGTTCAGCAGAGGGTGTGCAGGACATTGTACTGGACCCATCCCCCCGGTCCCTTGGCGAATTTATCTTTGCATCTACAGCTTTACGGCAGCTTTCCATAACGAGAGCGGTACCGGATCTTGGCTACCCGGTATTTCTCGATGCAACATGTGTTGATATGCAGGATGCTGCAATTGCCCTTGGAATTGTAAAATATGCATCCGTCATTGTCACCCTGCCTTTGTCGGCGGCTTCGACACTGGCGGCACTTACACTGCGCCAGAATATCTATACCGATCCCCAGAAACCGATACAGATGAACCCCGGATTATACCGTGTAGGCAATCCCGGAAAAGATGCGCCTGTGCTTATGACGGTGAACTTTTCGCTGACCTTTTTTACCCTGCAGGGTTACCTTGAATCAACCCGAATTCCCTGCTTTATGCTGATAGTCGATACAGAGGGATTATCGGTTCTGACATCTGTTGCCGCAGGCAAACTAAGCGAAACCCTTATTCATGACTCGTTAATTAAATTCGGGGTGGAAAACGAAGTTTCCCACAAAAAGTTAATTATTCCCGGGTATGCAGCACCGCTTTCCGGCAGGATTGAGGAGATGACAGGGTGGAAAGTGCTGGTCGGGCCAAGGGATGCGGCAGATATAGGTCAATACCTGCTTGAGGAGTGGAAATAA
- a CDS encoding acetyl-CoA decarbonylase/synthase complex subunit delta, translated as MDFDIRFDWTGAIGSVTLGATPADGGTRKISYCIGGGTTLPFLDHAPVSFSPLVALEICDDPHYWPQIILEYCGDLVDDTIAWAKTAESIYGSDLVRLYLTSTRQKNFSNISLVGKTVEAVLSATRLPLIIEGSNEPGIDSEVFQKCGEVGEGERLLLGTAEAGRYRSIAAAALAYNHSVIAQSPIDINLAKQLNILLREIGVKRDHIMIDPYTGALGYGFEYSYSAMERIRFSALKGDLDLSMPMISSAIDSLTIKEVREADPAHQNEMAIAWEFYTGLAAAVAGAEIICVRHPKTVGMLKKAFAGLKNSAGQLGGT; from the coding sequence ATGGACTTTGATATCCGTTTTGACTGGACGGGTGCAATCGGCAGCGTAACCCTCGGTGCCACACCTGCAGATGGCGGGACAAGGAAGATTTCCTATTGTATCGGCGGGGGAACTACCCTGCCATTCCTTGACCATGCACCGGTCTCTTTCTCCCCGCTCGTAGCTCTCGAGATATGCGACGACCCGCATTACTGGCCGCAGATTATTTTGGAATACTGTGGCGATCTTGTTGACGATACCATCGCATGGGCAAAAACTGCAGAATCCATATATGGTTCTGATCTGGTACGCCTCTATCTTACCAGTACAAGGCAAAAGAATTTTTCGAATATTTCTCTGGTAGGAAAAACTGTCGAAGCGGTATTGTCTGCAACCAGACTCCCCCTAATCATTGAAGGGAGCAACGAGCCGGGGATCGATAGTGAGGTATTCCAGAAATGTGGTGAGGTGGGGGAGGGAGAGAGGTTGCTGCTTGGAACTGCAGAAGCAGGAAGGTACCGGAGTATTGCTGCTGCGGCTCTTGCCTACAACCATTCGGTCATTGCACAATCGCCCATCGATATCAACCTCGCAAAACAGCTCAACATTCTGCTGCGGGAGATCGGTGTGAAGCGGGACCATATCATGATTGACCCGTATACCGGGGCCCTCGGATACGGGTTTGAATACTCGTACTCTGCGATGGAACGGATCCGTTTCTCAGCACTCAAAGGAGACCTGGACCTGTCGATGCCTATGATCTCTTCAGCAATCGATTCACTGACTATAAAGGAAGTGAGGGAGGCAGACCCTGCACATCAGAATGAAATGGCTATTGCCTGGGAGTTCTATACCGGACTTGCGGCAGCGGTTGCCGGGGCGGAGATTATCTGTGTCCGCCATCCAAAAACAGTTGGCATGCTAAAGAAAGCATTTGCCGGTTTGAAAAACAGTGCAGGTCAATTGGGGGGGACCTGA